The DNA window TGGAGCCgcctatacatccaacttcggTTTGTATCCATTTCTGTAACACGGATAATTAGGAGGGTTTTCGGTAAaaaatagcaaagtcaatgtcattgactgctttaaaggtatggacctatcTCATTAGCAAAATCGGCGCCCCTTAACTCGGCCACGttatatgcctagcaacggagaaaaatattcggcagccttccggcgtcgttcttcTTAAGTGCGATACTTAATATATGCgctgtaacgctaattatatattccgcgaggaataagcgttaaaaaacatatattatacatccacccggagaacaaacgctggaaaacaaccaaatatttttcaaccactactagacatatatggttttcgtgatcgagttacgggAGGACCAGTTTTGCAAACTGTACAAttccgtgtcgttcaatctctcgAAGACACGGGACAGGAACtctacggctaggtttacgattttattcggttgGAATAAAATCGAGATTTATTTATAGGTTGAATGTTGTAAATAAAATCTATTccaactaaaataaatcaaaataagcaATAAAACCTACTTGTTGAAGGGCAGAAACGCAAAGAGAAGATGAAAAGCCCGGATAAGTCGGAACCACGGTGCGCAAACGAGTGTCAGAGAATACAAACTTATCACATTAAAAAAACacgtatttataaaaaaaaattctaataaaaattcggcagcacttcccttaaaaatgagcatcacccatttttcagggaagtcctgcaagcaaatttcATAGCACAATCCAACAATACAATCCAATTACAtcgaaaattatatttataacgtTAGTTACACTAATTAGCCTAATTTaatcaactaattaacaaataaacaataattataaacaaatgattattataagttataaatttactaattcaacattattaatacaaattaaacaaattcaaatataatttaattaacctagaccctaaaaaaatttaatatattttactaaaaaaatagataattaaccctaataaataaaactagccctaaagtaattaaattaaactaattcaaatataatttaattaacctaaccctaaaaaatttatataatttaaaaaaaaagataaataaccctaattaattaaaaatactaatcctaagctaaattaattaaactaattatacaattacaatttgattaacctaaacctaaactaatttgatataatttcaaaaacagaaaattaaccgtaatttaaattaaccgtaatctaaattaaccctaatttaaattaactctcatttaaattaaccctaatttaaattaaccctaatttcaaTAAACTAATATAGTCTCTAATTAatacaataattaataaaaaaaaatcaaaaaactcACCTCAGGCAGCAGCGGGACTGACCGGAGCCAGCAGCGAGTCTCACCGGAGGCAACATCGGGTTAGACACCGGAGGCAGTGGCGGCGGGCGGGACtgttttttaaaagaaaattatatatatttactaaATACTTAAACAATAAAtgaatgacaaaaaaaataaaaccctTACCTGAGTGGTGGCCGGCAAGAAAAAGGGGACGAACAGCGGCGAATTGCAGAGAGAACAGAAGACAGCGGCGACGAACGGCGGAGAGAACGGAAGACGGCAGCGAAGATCAGAACAGgtaaatggagaagaaaaagaGGAAAGGGCGGCGGATAATGGAGAGAAATCGGATAAGAAGGGGCTGCGGAGAAGAAAGGGCGGAGaacagaaaaaaagaaaaacggcagaaatagaaaaaaaggaagaagaaggaagaagaagggTTCAGCACGTTCATTTAATTcgattttagcgacagatttataAACTGTcgctaaaattgaattaaatgaaaCACTGCTTTTAAAGCAGcacatttgcgacggattttagattTCTGTCGCTAAATTTGCTGCTTTAAACGCAgcgtttttttaatttcaacagttagcgacgaatttaggcagaaggtacaaaaaaaacccttgactttttctcaaaagtacatatcagcccttttacgttttttgggcacaattaagccctcgtgtttttaaaattgtataattaaacccttattgttttaaaatcgaacaaataaacccttttatttTACTTTGGGGACACTTATCCCCTCAaaattttcggtaaatattttaaacattaaaattcttattaaacttttttcctatatgattatgagagacatgtcaaccattaacgagtgtttctaatgatgctggatgaaaggggttatttgttctatttgaaaacaaagagggcttaattataccccaaaaaagtaaaagggctgatttgtacttttgtaaaaactacgagggtttttttgtacctttcgCCACGAATTTattaatccgtcgctaagttTTTAGGCGGTAGCAATTCCCTCCAAAACCCAGCCAAAGTAGCGACGGGCTAGTGACGGAAAGTCCGTCGCTAAGTTGGCGGGGACTTTCCCGCCAAGTTTTTTGGCGGTTTAGCGACAGATTATTGGtctgtcgctaaatccgtcgccattttgcacttttagcgacggattttcagTCTGTCGCaaaagtccgtcgcaaattgccTATTCTCTAGTAGTGACAGTCTGCCGAACGGTGACTGCTAACTTTCGCGTTAATTCTCGTGATTAGTAGTACGTTGTCTTAAGTTTTGATTAATAACAATGTCGTGCTTGTTTTGATTAACAACAATATCGTGGTCGTTTTGATTAACAACAATATCGTGGTCGTTGAAAGTGTGTGTCTCACTCCGTTGCTCATAATAATGGTGtgcacaaaataataattataatcataatcataattataaaatctaTTGGATCTCACATTAAAGCACACttagaatttatttaaaatattttgaaatttaattgaaattattttaaaattatttaaattattaaaaagcaTTTTGGAATTacttaaaaatactaaaatatattgGAACCACATTAAAATGTCCTCAAAATCATACACAAAATAAAGATAataacagttttttttttaaaccataCGAAAACATGCTCAAATCATacacaaaacaaaatatattaaaactgtATTATGACGTATTTAAATCTTActcaaattaaaatacaaaataatatattaaaatcataCTAAAACATACTAAACTTCaatgaaaatgttttgaaatttgattgagaacattgaaattattaaaaattattttttaaaccaccactataaattttcatttctttttgtaatGCTTCATTTTTTTCATGATTTTAGGAGACAAGAATATTACGGATTCTGctaatttttagtttgataattatatgaatttgtttatcttcatttatattattttcgaTCTTTAGAAGTTTGATGctaaacgctaaaaaggcgtCTACCTAATTGAGATGATCAAGTGCGCTTTCAGATTTCTAAATTTTACTttacttaaaaacaaatttGACACCACATTAAAACACATTGCAATCTTactgaaattatttttatttttgaaattattagaAACCATTTCCGAAATTATCTGATactataaaatactaaaatatactGAATCCACATTAAAACATACTGAAAATCAtgcacaaaataataataataataataataataataataataataattattgagACTATATTGAACATACTTCaatgaaaatattatgaaattcGATTAAAATCATATTGAAATTTTTAGAACTATTGGAAGTAGGGAAAAGGGGCAAAAATAACCTTCATGTATATCGTGTGTCTTTTGttggcacctcatgtatttcggatctcaaaaaTGGCCCTAACGTCTtgaaaaggtataaaaaaataaccCTTCCGTTAACATTTCTGTTTAATGTCGTATGCATTTTTGTTTAACGACGTCCATTTTTTGTCTcttttttgacactttttataacgttagggtcatatttgagatcTTAAATATACGAGGTGCTAACGAGAGACATGCGGTATATATGAAGGTattttttgcaccttttcccatTGGAAGTATTCAATTGAAGGTTTCTTGCACATTTGCAGAATATGGGCATGGGCTTGATACTGTCACGACTCATGACTTGGGGGCAagatatttataaaaacaaaatattgatAAAAGTGATTTGCATATAGTAGTGGTCCATTCAAGTTGGAATGATCAATACTACGATAGAATATCGTAtagtttaagaaacaaatctctAACCAGCTCATAGTTTAGTACTTTAATAGTACAAAATACAAATTGATAGTAAGCTAAGCAGCTAAGTCAACGCTGCTTATTTCATAAACGATAATCACACAATACAAGAATGCATACTGTTGAATTTAAGGTTTAGGTTTGGGGACAATGAGCAGAGGATGTTGTTTCTGCAATGTTATTCCAAACTTTTCAGTCATGTCTAGCTTTGCAGGATCCTCACCATTTGGAAGAGACCAATCAAAACAATGTATCAAAGAAGCCAAAATCAACGGCAGTTGCCTTGTAGCCATTGCTAGTCCTGGACAGACTCTCCTTCCTGAACCAAATGGTAATAGCTCAAAATCATGACCCTTCACGTCGAAACTTGATCCAAGAAATCTTTCAGGTTTGAACGATAACGGGTCTTCCCAAGCAGAGGGATCGCGTCCAATGGCCCAAACATTAACCAATACTTGTGAATCTTTTGGAACTGTGTAATTCATAACTTCACAATCCTCGGTAGCACGGCGAGGAATAAGGAATGGAGCAGGAGGGTGTAATCTTAGTGTTTCCTTTACACATGCATTTAGATATGGAAGTTGGGCAACATGGCATTCCTTAATTGGGCTTTTGTTGATTTCTCTGTCTAGCTCTTCACTCACCCTTTTCATGGCTTCTTTGTTCTTGAGAAGCTCTGCCATTGCCCACTCTACGGCTGTGCTAGAAGTGTCTGTGCCTGCACTCAGCAATTCCTGCAACAATAAGATATTATTTATCAGGAAATCAACAGCTAGCATACAGAAAATACTAATAATGAGTGAAAGAAAGGATGATGGTCAGTTATGATACCACAACCAACCAATTGATTTGATGGTCATCAAATCCATTTGAAAGGAAAACATCCAGGAAATCTGTTTTGGGAGCATCCTTTTCATATGTTTGTCGTCTTTGCTTGATGTAAATTTCCCATACACCAAACATCTCTTCAAGGcattttgacatttttcttttaagaCCTTGAGGATCCAAGGGTGCTAAGATAGGATAGAACTCAGCTATATTTGGAGAAGTGGCCAGTTCCATCATGCTCCACAGCAAACTTTTTACTCCACCCCCTTGATGTTCCAAATCAAGTAAATCCCTTGAGAATATGAGATTAGAAATAGTATTGAAAATAGTACCGAATACAACTTCAGCAACATCCACTGCTTGTCCTTGTTTCATAGCCAAGAATTCCACCATCTCCGCTAGCTTCTTCTCCCTCAAGACGGCCTGTGATTCAATTGCTTTTGCAGAAAAGAGTTCAGTCCTGCACAAGGCTCGGAACATTTTCCATTGATCATTACAATGAGGATTCCAAACAATCGCTACGCGTTCAAGAACACGAGGCTCCCAAGGAATTGCTTTAACAACAAATCTAGAAGACAGCAAACGGTCATGATTCTTGAGAATTTCAGTGGCCGCCTCAGGAGTTGATCCGACCACAACAACTTGCTTGCCAAGTCTTAGCAGGATCAGAGGGCCATGTGCTTTAGCAAAGTTAGCCATACAGATATGTAAGTTTCTCTCGATTTGGGGAATGTTGCCTAAGATAGGCCATGGCTTAGGACCTGGAGGAAGAGGAAGATTAAGACGGTGTTTTGAAGATAGAGAGCTCAAAAGTTTGTTGAGGACGATGAAGACAATAACAGGTAGAAACAGAAGAAAGGGGAGATTGAGCATTTTTGCAGAAGCTCTTTGATGTATGTCTTGGAGTGAAAATGGCTGAGGTGTTTAAGGTTAAGATACACagtcaaacaaacaaaaaataggTTAAGACAAACTGACACAGCCGAAGAGATGAcataacttaattaattttgtttcaaacaTTAACGTATTTAGTCATTCATAGAAGTCCAAAAAAGAATACGTGATTGAGATGGTGGTATCTTGTATTGATATTACTAgtattttttgcaaattaatgTTGCAGCTCACCCTAATACCTCAATAACATGGAAGCCTCACACGGACCTTCAAGTCTCCATATTTTCCACATAATCCTGTCTCCTGATTGTGCAGCTCACTTAGCGAATTATGCCTTAAAagaattttattcaattttaatatttcactAACTCCATATTTTACTAGAATTATAATATGGCTTAAATTTGATTtctgattttaatatttttttatattttttagttgttttataaactttataattaaatcaaactaatttcctaatttaattcggtttttattttcttaaaaaaacatTATCGAATCTAATACACGCTCCTATATGAAGCATCAATACATCTTGTAAATAGAAGaagttttctaaaaaaattacaaataaaaatattatatgagtcatataatttttttattttaaataagtattttaactttaaaatgtAGCAAATAAGcttttatcatttttcaatTATTGTATTTGCAGATGATATTAGAAATATAGCAAATATAGAAACGTGcatttcttttccttttcttaatgataaaaatattttaaacttttaaatagtttaattaaaattgatctgggactttatataaatttagggaGTAAATTTATCCTTTTTCTGATGATTTATGAATAATATTTAGCTTGAatgtcaattttaaaatatttttacatgttactttattttgttataaaaagaaTTCCTTAGGGTTCCATTTGTTATATCCCATAAACATGAGGTTCTTTTGTAAAAttatcccaaaaatttaaatactgaAATAGCACATTCAAACGACAAAAGTTAACCCGCACGGGTTTGGTCTAGTGGTCTAAACCTCAGCCATCTGGGCGCCAAAGGTCGCGAGTTCGAAccccggctacgccctttcttaatatggagtggttgaggttggattgctggccattatagcccGGAATTACCAGGTATGTGAGCTTGCGGGCGGTCCATATCCCGgggtttgacaatgatattgagtttcgcctcagtagagtgagtcctcgtcaccaaaaaaaacGACAAAAGTTAATTTTACTTAAAGTTAGAACacaggtttttttttctttcctccGTCCCGCATTTGTGTTAGGGCTTTGAAGAAGAGAGCAagttgttggtcttcaacgatcAGCCATGGCCGACGACGATTACAACGATATGGACATGGGGTTTGCTTCATTTAACTCTCTTTTTCTTCCTCCTCTATCTCCCTAACGCTTCACTTCATAAACAATAGGTTTTCCTTTTCATTCTTTTTTGGgctgttctttttatttttaggttccaaagtgattaattatactTTAGTGAGAAAtcattataaatttgaaattcatcTGTCAAGAtttcttaattattttctcaattttaaattaaatgttaaacCCTACAAAAACCTTATTCATGCTCTTAGCTTAGGGAAATTTTGAGGtcactttatttattttctttttattattttgcatCTGTTAAGTGATGCTTATTTTGTAAAAGATTAATCAGACCTAAATTGTAATTATCTACATTTTGTATGTAATGCAGGTATGAGGATGAGCCAGCAGAGCCTGAGATTGAAGTAAGGATTCAATTATATCATGTGTTGCTTGCATTGAATTATCTATtctaaattttctaaaataaatgtCCTGTGGAATGATTGGTCTATAACAGGAAGGGGCGGAGGAGGATATTGAGAACAATAATAATGAAGATATTAATGGGGAACCTATTGAAACTGATGATAAGGAAGCTGAGGAACCCGTGGAACGGCCTCGTAAGACATCCAAGTTTATGACCAAATATGAGCGAGCTAGAATTTTGGGAACCCGTGCTCTCCAGATCAGGttttcttcttctcctttcGTGTTTGCTAATGGAAGTTACTTTAAATGTAAAATTACGCTGATCTAGTTGTATTGATGGGATTGTAAATTTCCTCTTTGGCTATTGCAGTATGAATGCTCCTGTAATGGTTGAGTTGGAGGGTGAAACAGATCCGCTGGAGGTAAGGATCTTTGACTTCTAGGGAAACCcgtaatctttttttcttttgcgATAAGCAGACGTTGCTTGTTTGGACTGAAAATGGGCTTTGCTTATACTGT is part of the Mercurialis annua linkage group LG3, ddMerAnnu1.2, whole genome shotgun sequence genome and encodes:
- the LOC126670993 gene encoding DNA-directed RNA polymerases II, IV and V subunit 6A, yielding MADDDYNDMDMGYEDEPAEPEIEEGAEEDIENNNNEDINGEPIETDDKEAEEPVERPRKTSKFMTKYERARILGTRALQISMNAPVMVELEGETDPLEIAMKELRERKIPFTIRRYLPDGSYEDWGVDELIVEDSWKRQVGGD
- the LOC126671611 gene encoding (S)-N-methylcoclaurine 3'-hydroxylase isozyme 1-like gives rise to the protein MLNLPFLLFLPVIVFIVLNKLLSSLSSKHRLNLPLPPGPKPWPILGNIPQIERNLHICMANFAKAHGPLILLRLGKQVVVVGSTPEAATEILKNHDRLLSSRFVVKAIPWEPRVLERVAIVWNPHCNDQWKMFRALCRTELFSAKAIESQAVLREKKLAEMVEFLAMKQGQAVDVAEVVFGTIFNTISNLIFSRDLLDLEHQGGGVKSLLWSMMELATSPNIAEFYPILAPLDPQGLKRKMSKCLEEMFGVWEIYIKQRRQTYEKDAPKTDFLDVFLSNGFDDHQINWLVVELLSAGTDTSSTAVEWAMAELLKNKEAMKRVSEELDREINKSPIKECHVAQLPYLNACVKETLRLHPPAPFLIPRRATEDCEVMNYTVPKDSQVLVNVWAIGRDPSAWEDPLSFKPERFLGSSFDVKGHDFELLPFGSGRRVCPGLAMATRQLPLILASLIHCFDWSLPNGEDPAKLDMTEKFGITLQKQHPLLIVPKPKP